The Pochonia chlamydosporia 170 chromosome 1, whole genome shotgun sequence genome window below encodes:
- a CDS encoding vacuolar calcium ion transporter (similar to Magnaporthe oryzae 70-15 XP_003717945.1) — protein MTNNKSRQSADEHTPLINGESAGSAQAGNHILRPQRSGVITFFFDDTHTPGNDSNSIVVRSAAYTWHVTKVTLLSSYVNWLLVMVPIGIAAGALGWGSTAVFTINFFAIIPLAAVLSFATEEIAMKLGQTMGGLLNATFGNAVELIVSIVALKDGQIEIVQASMLGSILSNLLLVMGMCFLFGGLVHRGRNGAGTEQSFSAAVAQTTCSLMTLSSASLVIPATLYAVLAQNGSDDKSSSILILSRGTAIILLLLYTMYLVFQLRTHSNLFDNEAQALAEEEQEAKMGPVAAGMVLVVVTILVAICADYLVGSIDDIVEKSNISKAFIGLILIPIVGNAAEHVTAVVVALKDKMDLAMGVAIGSSIQIALGVTPFLVIIGWIIGQPMSLHFETFETVAFAVSVLVVTYTVQDGKSNYLEGAMLLGLYLIIAVAFYATPSDAFDGSITRLLGKSS, from the exons ATGACCAACAACAAATCTAGGCAGAGTGCCGACGAGCACACGCCATTGATCAATGGCGAGTCTGCTGGATCGGCCCAAGCTGGCAATCATATTCTGAGACCACAGAGAAGCGGTGTCATCACCTTCTTTTTCGACGACACGCACACTCCCGGAAATGACAGCAATTCCATCGTCGTCCGTAGCGCCGCATATACCTGGCACGTCACCAAGGTGACCCTTTTGAGCA GCTATGTGAACTGGCTACTTGTCATGGTCCCCATCGGTATTGCGGCTGGTGCGCTTGGCTGGGGCTCTACGGCTGtcttcaccatcaacttctttgccatcatcccCCTTGCCGCCGTCCTCTCCTTTGCGACTGAAGAAATTGCAATGAAATTGGGTCAGACTATGGGCGGCCTGCTGAACGCCACATTTGGAAACGCCGTGGAATTGATT GTCAGCATTGTTGCCCTGAAGGATGGCCAAATTGAAATCGTACAGGCCTCGATGCTCGGTTCCATTTTGTCCAATTTGCTACTGGTTATGGGAATGTGCTTTTTGTTCGGAGGTTTGGTACACCGAGGTCGAAATGGAGCCGGTACAGAGCAGTCTTTTTCTGCTGCCGTGGCCCAGACTACTTGCTCCCTGATGACTCTGTCTTCTGCTTCGCTTGTCATTCCCGCGACT CTCTATGCCGTACTGGCCCAGAACGGATCCGACGACAAGAGTAGCAGCATCCTCATTCTATCCCGAGGCACCGCTATTATCCTGCTGCTACTGTATACCATGTATCTCGTATTCCAGCTTCGAACACACAGCAATCTTTTCGATAACGAAGCGCAGGCACTCgccgaggaggagcaggaagCTAAAATGGGACCTGTGGCTGCGGGCATGGTTTTGGTTGTTGTTACAATTCTGGTGGCCATATGCGCCGACTACCTCGTTGGTAGCATCGATGACATTGTCGAGAAGTCAAACATCAGCAAGGCGTTTATTGGTTTGATTCTCATTCCAATCGTTGGCAATGCTGCTGAGCACGTTACGGCCGTGGTTGTGGctctcaaggacaagatggaCTTGGCTATGGGCGTTGCCATTGGTTCAAGCATCCAGATTGCTCTTGGTGTTACCCCATTCCTTGTTATTATTGGCTGGATCATCGGCCAGCCTATGTCCCTGCACTTTGAGACTT TTGAGACCGTCGCCTTCGCCGTATCGGTCCTCGTTGTCACATATACCGTGCAGGATGGTAAATCCAACTATCTCGAAGGAGCTATGCTTTTGGGGCTGTACCTCATCATTGCTGTCGCATTTTACGCCACACCCAGCGACGCCTTTGACGGTTCCATCACTCGACTTTTGGGTAAATCATCATGA
- a CDS encoding small nucleolar ribonucleoprotein complex subunit Utp14 (similar to Verticillium alfalfae VaMs.102 XP_003001782.1), translating to MPGRQAHGRSLMAAPKAKAGGKKGSKARSQKNALNAFGIAQDMYPTKHKRTPRARELDAEIEKKHGRDEEDEDEDEDEEEQPRRKKVKGPARGDDDGEDGSDSEGNEWRLGGLRDDDEDSEIESDDAFGDSDNERFEEYTFRGSKSKAADDDSEDDSNDDEGETLGADAIDLATALDQWEEESEEEPQADDESGSGDSEEDEDESEEDDDDDDEDDDEDEDEDAEVDPEKLNALKGLVSQYGGEKEDEKSKSSVGQKLSLGDLGLSGLSDPIMKKSLKLMNKEAKEKRPGAAQKLAVPLSRREQGRLDRSAAYDKTNETLDRWTDTVKQNRRAEHLVFPLPQNSATAGLDTTEIQPLSSEKPSNELESAIMSIMEQSGLAMNKEPKPKPREFDEEGNMLSRKEALARKRMERELVSREAKRAKRMKKIKSKAYHRVHRKQRERDEMATKEAMEEAGEIDSEEEREAQDRRRALERVGQRHKESKWAKIGSKNKRAVWDDEFRTGLTEMARKDEELRRRKEGKAGVDGDSDSDATSSSGSDSDDDIRRQLRELEEVDDEPQSKLMSMKFMQKAEAARKQANDETIRQIRRDLDGDDSNQDSSEYEVDQVGRRSYGTTNTAKPALDTSNRTPKRRRASETEPEVDIIINKPQAPTPSAEPASTTGAWSRGETRRKKSAPLPQDLDLNANILVASKPKPPANEDDSASETEQHMPLAIRDQALVARAFAGDDVVAEFSREKDQVAEADDDKVIDNTLPGWGSWVGDGVSNREKKRHQGRFLTKVEGIKRKDRKDAKLDKVIINEKRIKKNDRYLASQLPHPFESRAQYERSLRLPVGPEWMTKETFQDSTKPRVLMKQGIIAPMSKPTA from the exons ATGCCGGGACGACAAGCACATGGCCGGTCGTTGATGGCCGCGCCCAAGGCCAAAGCGGGCGGCAAAAAGGGGTCCAAGGCGAGATCGCAGAAGAATGCGCTCAATGCCTTTGGTATCGCACAGGACATGTACCCCACGAAACACAAAAGAACACCGCGAGCAAGAGAACTCGATGCCGAAATTGAAAAGAAGCATGGTagagatgaggaagatgaggatgaagacgaagatgaggaggaacaGCCGAGAAGAAAAAAGGTCAAGGGCCCGGCACGAGgtgacgacgatggcgagGACGGCAGCGACAGCGAGGGCAATGAATGGCGTCTAGGCGGGTTGagagacgatgatgaggactcGGAAATTGAGAGTGATGATGCGTTTGGCGACAGCGACAATGAGAGGTTTGAGGAATATACCTTCCGTGGGAGTAAATCGAAGGCT GCGGACGATGATTCTGAGGATGACTCGAACGATGACGAAGGCGAGACCCTCGGCGCGGATGCTATCGACTTGGCGACCGCTTTGGATCAGTGGGAAGAAGAGTCGGAGGAGGAACCTCAGGCAGATGACGAATCTGGCTCTGGAGATTcggaagaggatgaagacgagtcggaagaggacgatgatgatgacgacgaggacgacgatgaagacgaagacgaagatgcAGAGGTCGATCCGGAAAAGCTGAATGCCTTGAAGGGGCTCGTTTCGCAGTATGGTGGTGAAAAGGAGGATGAGAAATCAAAATCAAGTGTCGGACAAAAGCTTTCGCTCGGAGATTTGGGTCTCTCTGGACTAAGTGATCCGATAATGAAGAAGTCTCTCAAGTTGATGAACAAGGAAGCTAAAGAGAAGCGCCCCGGTGCTGCCCAAAAACTAGCAGTCCCGCTATCACGACGAGAGCAAGGCCGGCTGGACCGAAGTGCTGCTTACGATAAGACCAACGAGACATTGGACCGGTGGACGGACACCGTCAAGCAAAACCGAAGAGCCGAACATCTAGTATTTCCACTTCCTCAAAATTCTGCTACCGCAGGTCTGGACACCACGGAGATTCAACCCCTCAGCTCAGAGAAACCCAGCAATGAGCTTGAATCCGCCATTATGTCCATCATGGAGCAGAGTGGCCTGGCCATGAACAAGGAACCCAAACCCAAGCCCCGGGAGTtcgacgaagaaggcaacATGCTATCACGAAAGGAAGCCCTGGCCAGAAAACGCATGGAGCGAGAACTCGTTTCCAGAGAAGCAAAGCGAGCCAAGCGCATGAAGAAGATCAAGAGTAAAGCATACCACCGAGTTCACAGAAAGCAAAGGGAACGCGATGAAATGGCCACCAAGGAAGCCATGGAGGAGGCCGGGGAGATTGACTccgaagaagagagagaagctcaagacCGTCGCCGTGCCTTGGAACGAGTTGGCCAGCGTCACAAGGAGAGCAAATGGGCCAAGATTGGATCCAAGAACAAGCGTGCGGTGTGGGATGACGAATTCCGTACCGGCTTAACGGAAATGGCTCGCAAGGACGAAGAGCTCCGCCGAcgaaaagaaggcaaagccGGTGTCGACGGCGACTCTGACTCTGACGCAACTAGCAGTTCCGGCAGCGActccgacgacgacatccGACGCCAACTAAGGGAACTCGAAGAAGTAGATGACGAGCCCCAATCAAAGTTGATGAGCATGAAGTTCATGCAAAAGGCCGAAGCAGCCCGCAAACAAGCCAACGACGAAACAATCCGCCAAATCCGCCGAGACCTCGACGGCGATGACTCCAACCAAGACTCATCCGAATATGAAGTCGACCAAGTCGGCCGCAGAAGCTACGGCACAACCAACACCGCCAAACCCGCCCTCGACACATCCAACCGCACCCCCAAACGGCGCCGCGCATCAGAAACCGAACCAgaagtcgacatcatcatcaacaagccCCAAGCGCCAACTCCCTCTGCAGAACCCGCCTCCACAACCGGCGCCTGGTCCCGCGGCGAAACACGCCGCAAGAAATCCGCCCCCCTCCCCCAAGACCTCGATCTCAATGCCAATATCCTCGTCGCTTCAAAACCCAAGCCGCCCGCCAACGAAGATGACTCCGCCTCCGAAACAGAGCAGCACATGCCCCTCGCCATTCGTGACCAGGCACTCGTTGCGCGCGCCTTTGCAGGAGACGACGTGGTTGCCGAATTCTCGCGTGAGAAGGACCAGGTCGCCGAGGCAGACGACGACAAGGTCATTGATAATACGCTCCCAGGATGGGGGTCCTGGGTCGGCGATGGTGTTAGTAATCgtgagaagaagagacatCAGGGCCGGTTCTTGACCAAAGTAGAGGGTATTAAGCGGAAGGACAGAAAGGATGCTAAGCTGGATAAAGTGATTATTAATGAGAAGAGAATCAAAAAG AATGATCGGTATCTCGCATCCCAACTACCCCATCCTTTTGAATCGAGAGCCCAGTACGAGCGATCGCTAAGATTGCCCGTTGGACCGGAGTGGATGACGAAGGAGACCTTCCAGGATAGCACGAAACCAAGAGTTCTCATGAAGCAGGGTATCATTGCGCCCATGTCCAAACCGACTGCTTAA
- a CDS encoding endo-1,3-beta-glucanase Engl1 (similar to Neosartorya fischeri NRRL 181 XP_001265240.1), whose amino-acid sequence MTEAAQAVIYPRYCFHLSPTANSWCLVTASDIHGLRQHPGFEGENFFFYKNLPIKWARVVGPVVAIDEAAGRRRIYTIDDSSGKCIEALVKMPPPTTLNDAPRRMQARAGAAAGGAAEPSAPDSDSLGPYGHIDVGDVVDVKGALSTFREKAQINVEKMVIVKGTAQEVKLWEKRTKFRQEVLDRTWILSEKEIRRCRKEAEASDARLGKKKKHLKAVSEGGTGYPNDLCTSDGEIVHYNLERGNRSTERWWKKNYTCKKSAPQQRLASADIVETSSNISRETPQELRFNSTDPALTSGLGPKETEKAASLFQSLFTTMAPQDIFDRPVDTKAPPSTISVRKDHPEPRKGIRSQAPLQTNKFYSNFFLGDQTGPSFTFPYSVAWARGKGASGSWGLSCSHIDEQQRVFGNEKFNGASSYYLNPIGIQSMVISAKELGKETALSTDSITAFSARVHLSKNESSEPAVSYPLVQGMAYITAQFDGSVPLIQSGVFFKAVSRVTNNPKDHVTKYNFHLEDGTTWRVYGWRTKGDELDLKVVNNGLAESKNPFYGIIQVCKDPVTKGSEELFDDGAGVYPVTVTLSGSAVGKEGSYCFKFQKDGHQLGHLYMFALPHHVSSFNGDTKERVQDVRLQSPTKGVASLVKGSEWTMVERNMPIDMQFAPWHPEKGSMAELSDKAKGIIRAAAAKELSQNIPAQTNLDSMYFSGKALAKFATILYVVQELLRDKTLAKKGLGPLKAAFGTFAANKQKFPLVYESKFVAAWGGIVSSASYETGDAGIDFGNTYYNDHHFHYGYHILAAATIGQLDSEWAKANKDYVNLLVRDVANPSAEDKHFPLWRSFDWYHGHSWAHGLYAAMDGKNQESSSEDMMCAYALKMWGKVIKNSDLEMRGNLQLSIISRSLQSYYLYKKDNTVQPKQFIGNKVAGILFENKIDHTTFFDPNIEAIQGIHMIPILPPTPFVRDDKFVKEEWEAYFSKGRVDDIRNAWKGIIYANYATVDPKKAWDFFTSRDFDPQWLDGGASMTWFMAYAAALGRL is encoded by the exons ATGACCGAAGCAGCTCAGGCCGTGATTTATCCTCGGTATTGCTTTCACCTGTCGCCGACAGCCAATTCCTGGTGTCTGGTCACCGCGTCTGACATTCACGGTCTAAGGCAACACCCAGGCTTTGAAG GAGAGAATTTCTTCTTCTACAAGAATTTACCGATAAAATGGGCACGGGTTGTTGGACCTGTTGTGGCAATCGACGAGGCTGCAGGTAGGCGACGCATCTACACCATCGATGACAGCAGTGGAAAATGTATCGAGGCGCTGGTCAAGATGCCACCGCCTACTACGCTCAATGATgcaccaagaagaatgcaGGCCAGAGCAGGAGCAGCTGCTGGCGGCGCTGCAGAGCCCAGCGCACCGGATTCAGACTCTCTTGGGCCATACGGCCACATTGATGTCGGCGATGTTGTGGACGTAAAGGGGGCCCTGTCCACTTTCAGGGAAAAGGCACAAATCAATGTTGAGAAGATGGTAATTGTCAAGGGCACAGCTCAGGAAGTTAAGCTATGGGAAAAAAGAACCAAGTTTCGCCAAGAAGTCCTTGACCGAACCTGGATCCTATCCGAGAAAGAAATTCGGCGTTGTCGCAAAGAAGCCGAGGCTTCAGACGCGAGGCTtgggaaaaagaagaagcatctGAAAGCTGTTTCAGAGGGTGGTACGG GGTACCCAAACGACTTATGCACTTCAGATGGTGAAATTGTACATTATAATCTGGAAAGGGGTAACAGATCAACCGAACgttggtggaagaagaattATACCTGCAAGAAATCAGCTCCTCAACAAAGGCTAGCTTCCGCCGACATCGTTGAGACTAGCTCAAACATTTCCAGGGAAACACCTCAAGAGCTTCGCTTTAACAGCACCGATCCGGCCCTGACGTCTGGGTTAGGACCCAAAGAGACTGAGAAGGCTGCAAGCTTGTTTCAATCCTTATTTACTACAATGGCACCGCAAGATATTTTCGACCGACCCGTGGATACAAAAGCACCGCCGTCAACCATATCTGTCCGTAAAGATCATCCGGAACCCCGCAAAGGGATTCGTTCCCAGGCACCACtgcaaaccaacaaattctattccaacttcttcttgggtgACCAAACGGGTCCGAGTTTTACTTTCCCGTACTCTGTAGCGTGGGCGCGCGGCAAAGGCGCTAGCGGTAGCTGGGGACTGTCCTGCTCTCATATTGACGAACAACAGAGAGTTTTCGGCAACGAGAAGTTCAATGGAGCTTCATCCTATTATCTGAACCCAATAGGGATTCAGTCAATGGTTATTTCAGCTAAGGAGCTCGGCAAGGAAACAGCGTTATCTACAGACAGCATAACCGCCTTTTCCGCTAGAGTCCATCTAAGCAAAAACGAGTCATCAGAGCCGGCTGTATCATATCCTTTGGTGCAAGGAATGGCATATATTACGGCACAGTTCGATGGCTCCGTGCCCTTGATTCAATCAGGGGTGTTCTTCAAGGCTGTGAGCCGTGTGACAAATAACCCAAAGGACCATGTCACAAAGTACAACTTCCATTTGGAAGATGGGACAACATGGAGGGTATATGGATGGAGAACCAAGGGCGATGAGTTGGACTTGAAGGTCGTCAACAATGGGCTGGCAGAGTCAAAGAACCCATTCTACGGCATCATTCAAGTTTGTAAAGATCCCGTTACCAAGGGATCTGAAGAACTTTTCGACGATGGTGCTGGAGTCTACCCTGTAACAGTAACACTGTCAGGATCTGCTGTCGGAAAGGAAGGCTCATATTGTTTCAAGTTCCAGAAAGATGGGCATCAGTTGGGTCATCTTTACATGTTTGCTCTACCGCATCATGTATCGTCATTTAACGGGGATACAAAGGAGCGGGTTCAGGATGTTCGACTTCAATCTCCCACAAAGGGCGTTGCCAGTTTAGTTAAGGGGAGTGAGTGGACAATGGTTGAGCGCAATATGCCTATAGACATGCAATTTGCTCCATGGCACCCGGAAAAGGGTTCTATGGCGGAACTGTCTGATAAGGCGAAAGGAATAATTCgtgccgctgccgccaaagagCTGTCGCAAAACATACCAGCTCAAACGAATCTCGACTCCATGTATTTCAGCGGAAAG GCACTTGCTAAATTCGCAACAATCTTGTACGTTGTTCAAGAGCTACTGCGCGACAAGACATTGGCAAAGAAGGGACTTGGTCCGTTGAAAGCAGCTTTCGGTACCtttgcagccaacaagcaaaaGTTTCCTCTGGTATATGAAAGCAA ATTCGTAGCTGCTTGGGGCGGGATAGTCTCATCGGCAAGTTACGAGACAGGGGACGCTGGTATAGATTTTGGAAATACTTACTACAACGATCACCACTTTCATTACGGCTATCATATACTTGCCGCCGCGACCATTGGGCAACTTGATTCAGAATGGGCCAAGGCGAATAAAGATTATGTCAATCTGCTTGTCCGTGATGTTGCAAACCCAAGCGCAGAAGACAAACACTTTCCACTTTGGCGCAGTTTTGACTGGTATCATGGGCACAGCTGGGCTCATGGTCTTTATGCCGCCATGGACGGCAAG AACCAAGAGTCGAGTTCTGAGGACATGATGTGTGCCTATGCATTGAAGATGTGGGGGAAAGTGATCAAAAATTCCGATCTGGAGATGAG GGGAAACTTGCAACTGTCCATCATTTCACGGAGCCTGCAGAGTTACTATTTGTACAAAAAAGACAACACAGTACAGCCAAAGCAGTTTATCGGCAACAAAGTGGCGGGAATTCTTTTCGAGAACAAGATTGACCATACAACATTCTTTGACCCAAATATCGAGGCTATTCAAGGTATACACATGATACCAATTCTGCCACCAACCCCGTTTGTTCGGGATgacaagtttgtcaaggaggAATGGGAGGCGTATTTCAGCAAGGGCCGAGTGGACGATATTCGCAACGCCTGGAAGGGAATTATTTACGCCAACTATGCCACGGTTGATCCAAAGAAGGCTTGGGATTTCTTCACCTCTCGGGATTTTGATCCACAATGGCTAGACGGGGGAGCATCCATGACTTGGTTCATGGCGTACGCGGCAG CACTTGGTCGACTGTGA